The sequence AGACAGCAAAAGTGAACAATAACCATTATTTTTTCTTGGCTCCTAGGTTGTCCAATTGAAGAGCTCCCTCCTGAGGCCCCCTGCTGACTGATAACAAGCACAGCTCTGTACAAGTCCGGGAGCTtcatgagtgtgtgcacataacCTCCActccacctctgtgtgtgtggcaccaTGCTGTGGACGGTGCTACtagcgctgctgctgcttctgcttctgcagACTCAGCTGTCTGTGTGCTTAAGAGAATTACGCACCGGGGGTTCCAGCTTCCCCGCCtactcctcttcatcatcctcttcctcttccaacGCCACCCAGCAGCGGCTGCCCGGAGCGATTATTATTGGCGTGCGGAAAGGCGGCACCAGAGCCCTGCTGGAGATGCTCAACCTGCACCCAGATGTGGAAGTGGCAAAAGCCGAGGTAAAAGACCACTACTGTCACCTAATAATCACATCATTAGTGGTGAAAAGTCCATTTATTCAAGTATTGtatttaaatacaattttgagctactttccATCCTCTACTCCACAACCTACCAAAAAGATGTTTGCTCTTGAAGCTTCTTACACGCTTTGATTTTAACAGCTGTAAAGGTTTTCTAATATTTCATGTGAAGAAAAAACTGATATTAGAGAAAAGTTTGACAAAAAATAGATTTATGTATCaaaacttttttcttctttcctctcaggACCCCTCAGATTTAACAGGTGTTAGGAACCAGACAGTGTTTTTcagccccccaccaccacaatgccctgcatgttttagatgttttcctgctccaacacacctgataaaaacgtgtgtacgtgtgtgtgtggcctaccctaactgcatttaaaatagataaaactaGCTCCAGCTTCTCacatgtgagaatttgctgcttttctttgtcttatttgaCAGTAGCCCACTTaaactgttggtcagacaatacaacacattttaaagctgttaaagGGCATATCTCACTATCTCCTGACAATTTACAGAAAGATCGATTGATCTAGTAATGTAGAGAATTATCATTACTTGCAGCCGACTAAAGTTGTTACTTTGCAGAGTAGTTTTATACTCATTTTGAGActcataaaatatgaattttaaacCTTCCAAGAAGTTAGACCCAGTGCCACTTGAACTATCTAGaatattaaaatgctgtttaaaggTTACCACATTAATAATTTACAGTGTGAACAAGCCCAGTCTTCAAAATGAGTGCTTGTAGTAGTTATTATTGGTATATTTTTCTTCCAGTACTTGTGCACTTAATGTTGGACTTCTATGTGACTGTTGTTCTATGAAGGTATAGTGTTCCTCTACTGACCTTGACACACATTACTAAATATCCCTGCAGATAACAGGGAATGAACAGCCAGGAATAACCGACTGTTTCAATGTATTTTGAAGTACTACAAACAAACTGCATCTTAAACCCACATATCGTATTGTATAGAGAGAGCTGTGAgagctgcacacatgcatgaacatCTTAAAAGACCACCACGTACACCCGTATGGATATACCAGTGATTGGATCATACAAGTCAGCTGATAGAGAGTCAGCTAATGGATCAATGACCCACTGATCCTAAAGCATGACTCAACCACAAATAGCTGATTAGATGAAACAAGTGTGatttcagttttctgtctgaACGTATGTAATGTTCCAATAATGATAAATCTGCTTCACTGGGGTACAGTACAGTATTGATAACCCTCCATTTCCCCAATAAACCCAAATAGCTCAAAAATCTGTTGTACTTCCCAGTTACCAACGCTGCCATTAAAGTCATtggtgaccaggaagaactTCAGGCTATCAGCCCATTTttctgcacaggatttcagcaCAGGCAGTTTTTGTTAAGTCTTGCTTTTGAGTGGAGCTGAGAggattttggggggggggggggacatagAAGTTTACATGTAATTCATTATGGTAAATGCAGGCACTGCTGGCATTTCTCCACAAGCATGACAACTTAGCTTTCTCTGTCAATAGGGACAgaggtatttattgcttcagtGGACTACATTTAAAACCAATACTGCctggacatccacataaaaagtgGCAAAAGCTTCCCTTTAAGCCGGGacagtgtaaaaatgtgccactcTAGGGGGACTTTTCCCCTATTGGAGATAAAAATGAGCTCAACCTATAAACGGTGTGCAGTGAACTTATGTGATTATGAATGATGAAAGGCCTGTCCTGAAGAAGCTGTACAGAGAGAATTACTAATCAGGGTAGTTTGAGGTAAGGACTGCAACATCGGAAAGCTGACGTGAAGGAATAGATTGGTTTGGACAAGATGGGGACATAATGAAAAgagctcagtgttttttttaagggtaAAATGCTTATAGATACATTTCTGATACCTATGAAACTCTATTAGTACCATCAAAGAAAGAAATTTTATGGATGTGCTGCTTCCCTCATCTTCATTAACACCCCCCGTCCCTCTGTCAGGTGCACTTCTTCAACGTGGAGGAGCACTTTCGCCGGGGCCTGGCCTGGTACCGAGCCCAGATGCCCTTCACCCTCCCTGATCAGCTGACAGTGGAGAAGACCCCCGGCTACTTCGCGGCCCCCCAGGTTCCTGCACGTGTCTGGGCCATGAACCCTGCTGTCCGCTTGTTGCTCATCGTCCGGGACCCTGCTGAGAGGCTAGTCTCCGACTACACCCAGGTCCTCCACAACCGCCTGGCCCGCCACAAGCCCTACCAATCGCTCGAGGAGCTCCTGATCCACAAGGGCCACATTGACCCCGAATACAAGGCGCTGCAGAGGAGCCTGTATCACCTCCATCTAGCCCGCTGGCTGGAGGTCTTCCCCAGGGAACAGATCCATGTGGTGGATGGCGACGCGCTTATTCGGGATCCCTTCCCAGAGCTGAGAAAGGCGGAGAGGTTTCTGGACCTCCCACCCAGGATAAGCCCCAGCAACTTCTACTACAACACCACCAAAGGCTTCTACTGCCTCCTGTCTGCCGGACACGACAAGTGCCTGGACGAGTCTAAAGGCAGGCCGCACGCGCCGCTGAGCACTCGGGCCTTTAAGAAGCTTTGCCACTACTTCAGGAAGCCAAACAAGTTGTTTTTTGAAATGGTGGGGAGGTCGTTTTCCTGGTGCTGATCCAG comes from Pempheris klunzingeri isolate RE-2024b chromosome 7, fPemKlu1.hap1, whole genome shotgun sequence and encodes:
- the hs3st1l2 gene encoding heparan sulfate (glucosamine) 3-O-sulfotransferase 1-like 2, whose protein sequence is MLWTVLLALLLLLLLQTQLSVCLRELRTGGSSFPAYSSSSSSSSSNATQQRLPGAIIIGVRKGGTRALLEMLNLHPDVEVAKAEVHFFNVEEHFRRGLAWYRAQMPFTLPDQLTVEKTPGYFAAPQVPARVWAMNPAVRLLLIVRDPAERLVSDYTQVLHNRLARHKPYQSLEELLIHKGHIDPEYKALQRSLYHLHLARWLEVFPREQIHVVDGDALIRDPFPELRKAERFLDLPPRISPSNFYYNTTKGFYCLLSAGHDKCLDESKGRPHAPLSTRAFKKLCHYFRKPNKLFFEMVGRSFSWC